One Aphidius gifuensis isolate YNYX2018 linkage group LG5, ASM1490517v1, whole genome shotgun sequence genomic region harbors:
- the LOC122857458 gene encoding fatty acid-binding protein homolog 6-like, translating to MVGIVGKYVYEKNEGFEEFMKKVAGTAGADLAKHVIQSKPTFEVGFADNKYTITVFNGDKSTVNTFELEKEFDEVLPHGATSKTVVTKNGDKFTFVSSFLEDNTLTRVYEFTTEGVTVHLSEKKFGGKAIRYYKRV from the exons atggtTGGTATCGTAGGTAAATATGTATACGAAAAGAATGAAGGCTTTGaagaatttatgaaaaaagttGCTGGTACTGCTGGAGCTGATTTAGCAAAACATGTTATTCAAAGCAAACCGACATTCGAAGTTGGATTTGCAGATAACAAGTATACTATTACTGTTTTTAATGGTGATAAAAGTACAGTTAATACATTTGAACTCGAAAAAGAATTTGATGAAGTCTTACCACATGGTGCTACCAGCAAG ACTGTTGTCACTAAGAACGGTGATAAATTTACCTTTGTCAGTTCATTCCTTGAAGACAACACCTTAACACGTGTCTATGAATTCACAACCGAAGGAGTCACTGTt CACTTGTCCGAAAAGAAATTTGGAGGAAAAGCTATACGCTATTACAAACGtgtttaa
- the LOC122857463 gene encoding uncharacterized protein LOC122857463, whose amino-acid sequence MVRKCIVLNCQSSKGNKNNISLFHVPKDPQLFDAWKSNLPMLRKPLSVLSLVCEKHFHPSDVLSQYTQKLPSETWIYPRSKKGLKPKAVPISSDVCSTPDNTILQVDNETRKANDEVPNESNIDAPIDSYVHASIDSDVNVPDEHEFYVPIQCNVHEQIDSDVHVPDEHEFDVPMQCYVHEQIDSDVHAPTKSSLHTIHASTQTVDHEDMEIQELPTEHCKVPFTFDSLLNNLNNIKYPGNCDWAHTVAPDKKTVIFVSVPTDNILRRVEIYDNLNSRVLMEFVHVHQDYLQHNFKNMSQVVDYLTTIYNWKLCATLKDTGRFVFDTVCEGIVSCCIKQGIGRPRLRCMSCVIKLESKKYRKPPPTTTVKKVLKKKILQQKVI is encoded by the exons ATGGTACGGAAATGTATTGTCCTCAACTGTCAATCATCAAAggggaataaaaataatatttctcttTTTCATGTTCCAAAG GATCCTCAACTTTTTGATGCTTGGAAATCAAATCTTCCAATGCTACGGAAACCTCTCAGTGTATTAAGTTTGGTTTgtgaaaaacattttcatcCAAGTGATGTTCTGTCACAATATACTCAAAAATTACCTTCAGAAACGTGGATATATCCTCGTAGTAAAAAAGGACTGAAACCTAAGGCTGTCCCTATATCTTCAGACGTCTGTTCAACTCCAGATAATACAATATTACAGGTTGATAACGAGACAAGAAAAGCAAATGATGAAGTACCAAATGAATCTAATATTGATGCACCAATTGATTCTTATGTTCATGCATCCATTGATTCTGATGTTAATGTACCAGATGAGCATGAATTTTATGTACCAATTCAATGTAATGTTCATGAACAAATTGACTCTGATGTTCATGTACCAGATGAGCATGAATTTGATGTACCAATGCAATGTTATGTTCATGAACAAATTGACTCTGATGTTCATGCACCAACTAAATCATCATTACATACGATACATGCGTCAACTCAGACTGTAGACCATGAAGACATGGAAATTCAAGAACTACCAACTGAACACTGTAAAGTGCCATTTACTTTTGATTCTCTACTCAATAAcctgaataatataaaatatcctgGAAATTGTGACTGGGCTCATACTGTAGCCCCtgataaaaaaacagtaaTTTTTGTATCGGTTCCAACTGATAATATATTGCGTCGAGTGgaaatatatgataatttaaattctcgGGTTTTGATGGAGTTTGTTCATGTACATCAAGATTATTTGCAgcataatttcaaaaatatgagTCAAGTCgttgattatttaacaacaatttataattggaAACTCTGTGCCACTTTAAAAGATACTGGAAG ATTCGTTTTTGATACCGTTTGTGAAGGTATTGTTTCTTGTTGTATTAAACAAGGTATTGGTCGACCACGTTTAAGGTGCATGTCTTGTGTTATAAAATTAGAATCCAAGAAGTATCGAAAACCTCCACCAACTACTACAGTAAAAAaagtcttaaaaaaaaagatcttgCAGCAGAAGGTGATTTAA
- the LOC122857460 gene encoding THAP domain-containing protein 1 — translation MVVYCCVKNCKNDWIPNSNLTFHRFPWSNPSLLNAWVNVMPLRNNNINKSSRICSDHFTENDYENNGRIYRRLKKNAVPQIFPCYDLSNALSDSSHDNVTNNSTQNILTNLSPLCEGSQHSLTPLTNNILHEHSNDSSSAKNMETLNTDEQRTESTNNKILEEKETSYRRRIKTLQRRLQRNHQKLEKMSNVIKLLRSEGNCTEKLEKELQKRFSNEVLELFLNLKNNQDKPKKGYRYTEKMKEFANTIYFYSPQAYKSLQKKLCLPDKTTLQKCINATSLADGSTLQCSTQSTAN, via the exons ATGGTGGTGTATTGTTGcgttaaaaattgtaaaaatgatTGGATTCCAAATTCTAACCTCACATTTCACAG GTTTCCATGGTCAAATCCATCACTACTAAATGCTTGGGTTAATGTTATGCCACTTAGGaataacaatatcaacaaaagTTCACGCATTTGTAGTGATCATTTTACTGAAAatgattatgaaaataatggaAGAATTTACAGAcgcctaaaaaaaaatgctgtaCCACAAATTTTTCCATGTTATGACCTGTCAAAC GCACTATCTGATTCTTCTCATGACAATGTCACCAATAATTCAACTCAGAACATCCTCACTAACTTGTCACCACTTTGTGAAGGTTCACAACATTCTCTAACTcctttaacaaataatatacttCACGAGCATAGTAACGATTCATCTTCAGCAAAAAACATGGAAACACTCAACACTGATGaacaa AGAACTGAAAGcacaaacaacaaaattttagAAGAGAAAGAAACTTCTTATCGAAGAAGAATTAAAACTCTTCAGAGAAGACTACAACGTAATCatcaaaaacttgaaaaaatgtctaatgttattaaattactgAGAAGTGAAGGTAATTGTacagaaaaattagaaaaagaacTTCAAAAAAGATTCTCTAATGAAGTAttagaactttttttaaatttaaagaataacCAAGATAAACCAAAAAAAGGCTATCGGTATacagaaaaaatgaaagaatttGCTAACACGATTTATTTCTATTCACCTCAAGCATATaaatcattacaaaaaaaattatgtcttcCTGATAAAACAACATTACAAAAGTGTATAAATGCTACATCCCTAGCGGATGGCTCGACTCTCCAATGTAGCACTCAGTCGACAGCGAATTGA